A single region of the Anabaena sphaerica FACHB-251 genome encodes:
- a CDS encoding ATP-binding cassette domain-containing protein produces the protein MSTRKILLRFAKPYPSLIVLTILLGFSGALFNGVSTALIVPVILKIVGQEVNLQGAPGILQFIINPFDGIPEDYRSGVMAGAILAIITLKNLANYLGSLTSSSLSRRITSDMREAGITLLLTVDIDYYTKMKVGDLINRLGGEIGRASNVISNTIKLVILSITILVFVGLLLSISWQLTVAATALMLLVTLINQYFINRSKKFGKQLSELSKGYSIAVLEVLNGIRLVKSTGNEKREYERIKKLIKIREKADFQDQVNSQAIGPFSEVMGIACLLMIVFLSKTLFAEQVTTISTVLLTYLLVLLRLLPLVSQLNSLRSNFASIAASIEMVSQFLRLDDKPFMGNGKLPYKKLKQGVHFKSISFAYTNHEKQVLKEVNLYLPCGTTLALVGSSGAGKSTLADLLPRFYDPTSGCITFDGIDLREFDLVSVRKNMGIVSQDTFLFNDSVRNNIAYAKPEATEEEIITAAKQANAYEFISKLPQHFDTVIGERGVMLSGGQKQRLAIARALLQNPEILILDEATSALDTVSERLVQSALDELSRDRTTLVIAHRLSTVRKADQIAVLDQGRVVEVGTHEELLQKGGYYSHLYSMQFANNADTAGNRNQSLLRISYEIRTQLNSLIGLLQLLIDNLVDDAQERQELLEQSYKSAWRILNTIDVFDDVINRQLKGQLVAIAEQNHSSITAYYQKFSCIFDEFRSGLNPTLACIRTLADNVTDDNESQNQLLTEAYESTLYLLENLQKFEDSIKI, from the coding sequence ATGTCTACCAGAAAGATACTACTAAGATTTGCTAAACCTTATCCAAGCTTAATTGTACTAACAATATTATTAGGATTTTCTGGAGCTTTATTTAATGGTGTGAGTACCGCTCTGATTGTCCCAGTAATTTTAAAAATAGTGGGACAGGAAGTAAATTTACAAGGCGCTCCTGGTATTTTGCAATTCATAATCAATCCATTTGATGGTATACCAGAAGATTACCGTTCTGGTGTGATGGCCGGAGCAATTCTAGCTATAATTACTTTAAAAAATTTAGCTAATTATCTTGGCTCACTAACATCCAGTTCCCTCAGCAGGAGAATAACATCCGATATGCGAGAAGCTGGAATCACTCTGTTATTAACAGTAGATATAGATTACTACACCAAGATGAAGGTTGGCGATTTAATCAACCGTCTAGGTGGAGAAATAGGTCGTGCATCTAATGTGATAAGTAATACAATTAAATTGGTTATTTTATCAATTACAATTCTAGTTTTTGTTGGTTTGTTATTGTCAATTTCTTGGCAATTAACAGTTGCCGCAACGGCTTTAATGTTGTTAGTAACTCTTATTAATCAGTATTTTATTAATCGGTCTAAAAAGTTTGGTAAACAACTTAGTGAGTTGTCTAAAGGTTATTCAATTGCTGTTTTAGAAGTTTTAAATGGAATTAGGTTAGTTAAGTCAACTGGTAACGAGAAAAGAGAATATGAACGCATTAAAAAATTAATTAAAATTCGTGAAAAAGCAGATTTTCAAGACCAGGTAAATTCACAAGCAATTGGACCATTTAGTGAAGTTATGGGAATTGCTTGTTTACTGATGATTGTATTTTTGAGTAAAACTTTATTTGCCGAACAAGTAACGACAATTTCCACGGTACTTCTGACATACTTGTTGGTATTGTTGCGATTGCTACCGCTGGTTTCTCAATTAAATAGTCTTCGTAGCAACTTTGCAAGCATTGCTGCCAGTATAGAGATGGTTAGTCAGTTTTTAAGGTTAGATGATAAGCCTTTTATGGGTAATGGCAAACTTCCCTACAAAAAATTAAAACAGGGCGTGCATTTTAAATCTATTTCTTTTGCCTATACTAACCATGAAAAACAGGTACTCAAAGAGGTAAATTTATATTTACCCTGTGGCACAACTCTAGCATTGGTAGGTAGTTCAGGTGCAGGTAAATCTACATTAGCAGACCTTTTACCCAGATTTTATGATCCAACAAGTGGTTGTATTACCTTTGATGGCATAGATTTACGGGAGTTTGATTTAGTATCTGTGCGAAAAAATATGGGAATTGTTAGTCAAGATACCTTTCTTTTTAATGATTCAGTGCGGAATAACATCGCCTATGCTAAACCAGAAGCAACAGAGGAAGAAATTATTACAGCAGCAAAGCAAGCCAATGCCTATGAATTTATTAGTAAATTACCTCAGCACTTTGACACCGTGATAGGCGAGCGAGGTGTCATGTTATCTGGTGGACAAAAACAAAGATTAGCGATCGCTCGCGCACTTCTGCAAAATCCAGAAATCCTGATTTTGGATGAAGCTACTAGTGCATTAGATACTGTTTCTGAACGGTTGGTACAATCTGCGCTTGATGAACTGAGTCGCGATCGCACTACCTTGGTAATTGCTCACCGACTTTCCACAGTCCGCAAAGCTGATCAAATAGCTGTGTTAGATCAAGGAAGAGTAGTAGAAGTTGGAACCCATGAAGAACTGCTCCAGAAAGGCGGTTACTACTCACACTTATACTCAATGCAATTTGCTAATAATGCTGATACTGCGGGCAACCGCAACCAAAGCTTACTCCGCATATCTTATGAAATTCGTACACAACTAAACTCACTGATTGGATTGCTACAATTATTAATTGATAATCTTGTAGACGATGCTCAAGAGCGTCAAGAATTACTTGAGCAATCTTACAAATCAGCATGGAGAATTCTCAACACTATCGATGTTTTTGATGATGTAATTAATCGACAACTTAAAGGACAGTTAGTGGCAATTGCCGAGCAA